In the genome of Pontibacter actiniarum, the window GGGCGCAAATAAACGGTTGGAGAGGCCCTACAGAGACCCAGGAACAAAAGAGCCAAAGAACACTGCACGACTTGTGGTACATAGAGAACTGGACGCTGTGGCTCGATATGAAGATCATATACTTGACCATCTTCGGACGTAAAACTCACCAGGGAGCTTTTTAAGTATCTATCCCGCTTGCCTACACCTACTGTTGCTGCTGAAGGCCAGTCGCCGGAGCGTTTTGCACCGCCCTCCTTGTAGTAGCTGCCTCCCTTTGCTTAACGTGCCTGAAGCGGTAAAACCTGATTTGTGTTAATTTTGACCTATTTAAGCTGTGGTTAAATTATATGTTTAATTATTTACATTAACTGTTGTTTACCTCTTTGTTATACTGTTCTAAGAAATTAATGAGCCTATAGTAGGCCAGACTTTAAGTTGTTCTTGTGCTCAAGATCAGTGATAAATTCTTGTATGGTTGGATAGATGCTATTATTGATTTTTAAAGTAATATTTTTATGCCTTTCTGCCGAAGGATGGCACCTCTTGCTCTAGCGTGTACTTTTTGATATAGGTTATAACCTTTTTGGTTTTTAATAGTAATATATCAAACAAGCTTGTCCGTAAAACTCACCCAAACGAGAAGCAGCCATGATGAATAAACTTTTAATATTTTGCTATGTAGTCTTCTGTTGCTTCACTGCGGCGTCCTGCGCGTCAACGAACGATGCAACATACTTTAAGAATGCCAGAAGTGCTGTTTACAAGGGCAATTTAGATAACCTGGAGCCAGAGATACAGCCAAACGACCTGTTAAACATATCGATTATCAGTTTAAACCCGGGAGCGTCAGAGATCTTTAACGTGCTGAACCAAAACTCTGGCCGCGTAACCAATGCCAACGCCACCAGTATGGTGTCGCCGGCAATAGGCTATCTGGTCGATCAGCAGGGCTACATAGAAATCCCACTGCTGGGGAAGGTGAAAGCCGCCGGCTTAACCAAAACGGCTTTTAAGGAGGGGATTGAACACGAACTAGTACGCAGAAAGCTACTGATAGAGCCTATTGTTGACGTGCGCTACCTCAACTACAAGATTTCGGTGTTAGGTGAGGTGGCACGCCCGTCCGTACTCACTGTGCCGAATGAGAAGATCACACTTTTAGAGGCGCTCGGCCTGGCCGGGGACCTTACGATTTACGCCAGCCGTAACAACGTGCTCCTGATCAGAGAAGAAAACGGGGATAAAAAACTCACCAGGATCGACCTGACATCGGATGCGCTGTTCACATCGCCCTATTACTACTTAAAGTCGAACGACATCATCTATGTTGAGCCCAACAAGACCAAAATACAAAGCGCGAGCTCTGCAAGGCAGTGGCTTCCGGTTGTATTCAGTGGTCTAACTGTAGTTGTAATAGGCCTTGACCGTTTGACGAGATAATACCATAACAGCACGCTTATGCCCAACAATATCAATAGTTCTGAAGAAAGCCTGTTTTCGTCCCTGGCTTACAAGTACCTTCCCTTTTGGCCCCTGTTCTCCATACTGCTTGCCCTTTCCGTGGCAGGCGCTTGGGCATACCTTCACTTTCTATCGGTTCCGGTGTACGAAGTAACGGCCTCGCTTCTCATCAAGGATGAGCAAAAAGGAGTGAACGAGTCTAAGATGACGGAGTCCATCGATGCGTTTACCTCTAACAAAACGGTAGAGAATGAAATAAACGTGATCCACTCCCGGGCGCTGCTCGCAAAGGTGGTTAACAAGTTGGCGCTGTATGCCCCCATTTATGAGGAGGCTAAGTTTAACGCTGTGTCAGCCTATACTTCGTCGCCGATTAAAATCAAGCTTAAGGACCCGGATCGGGCCATCTCACACCCCAAAGTATACTTTACTTACAACAGTAAAAACAAAACGGTTAGGGTCGACGGCAAAAACTACCCGCTGGATAGGTGGGTGCAGACACGGTACGGTACGCTGAAGTTTATCCCCAACGGCGATCAAACTACGGATGCCTCGGAGCCCCTGTACTTTGCCATAGTTCCTCCAGAGCAAATCACAAACGAGCTACTCGCCAAAATACGGATACAGTCGTCCAGCAAGTTCTCGTCTGTTGTGAACCTGTACCTGAACGACCCTGTGCCGCAGCGGGGCGAAGATATCCTGAACAAGCTGATCCAGTCTTACAGGCAAAAGGCGATTGACGACAGAAACAAACTGGCCGCCAACACCCTCGATTTCGTCGAAGACAGAATTCAGCAGGTAGTCAGCGAGCTGCAGACGCTGGAGAGTGAGGTTGTGCAGTTTAAGTCAACGCAGGGAGGCGTTAACCTGAGCGAGCAGGGAAAGCTGTTCCTGGAAAACGTAAGGGATAACGACCGGAAAATCTCAGAGATCAACACGCAGCTGGCCGTGCTGGACAAGGTGGAACGCTACGTGGTCTCCAGAAATTCCTCGGCAAGCTTCGTTCCGTCCACGCTTGGCATCAGCGACCCTGTGCTGTCTCAGCTGCTAGAGCAACTCTACAACTCCGAAACCCAATACCAAAAGCTGAGTGGCACAACCGCTGAGAACAACCCTATCCTGGTCTCGGTCAGCAACGAGATAGAAAGCATCCGGCCGCGGATTTTGGAGAACATCCGCAACCAGCGGGTAAACCTGGTGGCCAGCCGTTCCACGCTGTCGTCTACGAATAACCAGTACAGCTCGGCCCTGGGCTCCATCCCTGAAAAAGAGCGGCAGCTGATGGAGCTGAGCCGCCAGCAGGACATAAAGAACAACGCCTACAGCTTTCTGCTACAGAAAAGGGAGGAAACAGTGCTGTCTTATGCGCCTACCACCGAAGAGAGCCAGGTGATTGATATGGCGGGCACCTCATCGTTGCCTGTAAGCCCTAAGCCGCTGTACATCTATTTGATGGCGATAATAGGTGCGTGCACGGCGGGTCTTGCTGTGGTGGCAGGGAAGGAAATGCTGAACAGCAAGCTGCTGTTCCGTTCAGAGATCACCCAGTACACTACTGCCCCTATTGTGGCTGAGCTGGCTTATAAAAAGCCTGCGGAGGCCAACATGCTTACAGCGCCCACAGAGGCCTCTGTGATAGAGCAGTTCAGGCAGCTGCGAACTACTTTGGGCCTGTACGGGCGAACCTTCACGAAGAGGAAAATCCTGGTGACCTCCAGTATACCGGGAGAAGGAAAGAGCTATGTGAGCACGAACCTGGCGTTAAGCCTGGCTTCCTCAGGCAAGAAGGTGGCGCTGGTCGATTTTGACTTAAGAAACCCCAACTCCTCTGTGCAGCTCGACCTGTATAAGCAGAGAGGCATTATTGAGTTTCTGAGAGGGGAGGCGACGGCGGAAGAGATAACGGTGGCTTCCAAATTCGGCAACCTTAGCGTTCTGCCGGCAGGCTACGATATCGGCGACCACACCGAACTGCTCCTGAACGGAAAGCTGGAGGACCTTTTCTCTTACCTGGAGAACTCCTTCGACTACCTGATCATAGACACGCCTCCCGTTGACCTGGTGTCAGACGCATACCTGCTCTCTGAGTACTGCGACATCACCATTCTGGTAATGAGGCACGACTATACGCCTAAAACCGTGGTGAAGCGCCTGCTGACCGACAACAAACTGCAGGCTCTCCATAATGCGACCATTGTCTTCAACGGAGTGAAACCCAGGGGATTTGCCAAAGGGC includes:
- a CDS encoding polysaccharide biosynthesis/export family protein; protein product: MMNKLLIFCYVVFCCFTAASCASTNDATYFKNARSAVYKGNLDNLEPEIQPNDLLNISIISLNPGASEIFNVLNQNSGRVTNANATSMVSPAIGYLVDQQGYIEIPLLGKVKAAGLTKTAFKEGIEHELVRRKLLIEPIVDVRYLNYKISVLGEVARPSVLTVPNEKITLLEALGLAGDLTIYASRNNVLLIREENGDKKLTRIDLTSDALFTSPYYYLKSNDIIYVEPNKTKIQSASSARQWLPVVFSGLTVVVIGLDRLTR
- a CDS encoding GumC family protein — its product is MPNNINSSEESLFSSLAYKYLPFWPLFSILLALSVAGAWAYLHFLSVPVYEVTASLLIKDEQKGVNESKMTESIDAFTSNKTVENEINVIHSRALLAKVVNKLALYAPIYEEAKFNAVSAYTSSPIKIKLKDPDRAISHPKVYFTYNSKNKTVRVDGKNYPLDRWVQTRYGTLKFIPNGDQTTDASEPLYFAIVPPEQITNELLAKIRIQSSSKFSSVVNLYLNDPVPQRGEDILNKLIQSYRQKAIDDRNKLAANTLDFVEDRIQQVVSELQTLESEVVQFKSTQGGVNLSEQGKLFLENVRDNDRKISEINTQLAVLDKVERYVVSRNSSASFVPSTLGISDPVLSQLLEQLYNSETQYQKLSGTTAENNPILVSVSNEIESIRPRILENIRNQRVNLVASRSTLSSTNNQYSSALGSIPEKERQLMELSRQQDIKNNAYSFLLQKREETVLSYAPTTEESQVIDMAGTSSLPVSPKPLYIYLMAIIGACTAGLAVVAGKEMLNSKLLFRSEITQYTTAPIVAELAYKKPAEANMLTAPTEASVIEQFRQLRTTLGLYGRTFTKRKILVTSSIPGEGKSYVSTNLALSLASSGKKVALVDFDLRNPNSSVQLDLYKQRGIIEFLRGEATAEEITVASKFGNLSVLPAGYDIGDHTELLLNGKLEDLFSYLENSFDYLIIDTPPVDLVSDAYLLSEYCDITILVMRHDYTPKTVVKRLLTDNKLQALHNATIVFNGVKPRGFAKGRYGYGYGYGYESKYNDKTYRSRSAAVNV